The proteins below come from a single Halobacteriovorax sp. DA5 genomic window:
- a CDS encoding metal/formaldehyde-sensitive transcriptional repressor yields MAHIHQNKKKIITRIRRIKGQLEAVERALEEDKDCYSILQTLAACRGGLNGLTGELIEEHVKNHVMVSPLDPKTPQDEAAIELVNLIKTYWK; encoded by the coding sequence ATGGCCCATATTCATCAAAATAAGAAAAAAATTATCACGCGAATAAGACGTATCAAGGGACAACTTGAAGCGGTTGAGCGTGCTCTTGAAGAAGATAAGGATTGCTACAGCATTTTACAAACTCTGGCCGCGTGTCGCGGTGGACTTAATGGCCTAACTGGAGAGTTGATTGAAGAACATGTGAAGAACCATGTGATGGTTTCACCACTTGATCCAAAGACTCCTCAGGATGAAGCTGCAATTGAATTAGTAAATTTAATAAAAACTTATTGGAAGTAA
- the dmeF gene encoding CDF family Co(II)/Ni(II) efflux transporter DmeF, whose amino-acid sequence MKHKEHLEPHNYVLEDDRLGSNEKRTMLVILLTFVTMVAEIGYGYFTGSMALLADGWHMGSHVGALGITVIVYRLARSEKINEKLSFGAGKMIPLGGYTSALMLGIVAIVMGVESIGRFLNPMEIKFETAILVAIIGLIVNILSAVLLWDSHDHHHGHDHGHSHDHSHGHNHVHDHNHRSALLHVIADALTSVMAIAALFAGKYFGWNWADPIIGILGAIVILKWAWGLAKDTVWELLDGNSKLFDEEEIRKLFSHDDDIEIADLHLWRIAPNAHACEVMIYNCNLKGSEYYREKILAKYNISHLIVEERLCTNS is encoded by the coding sequence ATGAAACATAAAGAACATTTAGAACCACATAATTATGTCCTAGAAGATGATCGTCTAGGCTCAAATGAAAAGAGAACGATGCTTGTTATTCTTTTAACATTTGTCACGATGGTAGCAGAGATTGGCTATGGTTATTTTACGGGGTCAATGGCCTTACTTGCTGATGGCTGGCATATGGGCTCTCACGTTGGTGCACTTGGGATAACTGTTATCGTTTACCGCTTGGCACGTTCTGAAAAAATAAATGAAAAGCTTAGCTTTGGTGCAGGTAAGATGATTCCTTTGGGAGGCTACACAAGTGCGCTTATGTTGGGAATTGTTGCTATTGTGATGGGAGTTGAATCTATTGGCCGCTTTTTAAATCCAATGGAAATTAAATTTGAAACGGCCATCCTTGTGGCCATCATTGGTTTAATTGTAAATATCCTAAGTGCAGTTCTTCTATGGGACTCCCATGACCATCATCATGGACATGATCACGGTCACAGTCACGATCACAGTCATGGCCATAACCATGTTCATGACCACAACCACCGCTCAGCACTTCTTCATGTTATTGCCGATGCTCTAACTTCTGTCATGGCCATTGCGGCACTCTTTGCTGGAAAGTATTTTGGTTGGAACTGGGCCGATCCTATTATTGGAATTCTAGGTGCCATCGTTATCTTAAAATGGGCATGGGGACTTGCTAAAGATACAGTCTGGGAACTACTTGATGGGAACTCTAAATTATTTGATGAGGAAGAGATTAGAAAACTTTTCTCTCACGATGATGATATAGAAATAGCAGACCTTCACCTCTGGAGAATTGCTCCAAATGCTCATGCTTGTGAAGTGATGATTTACAATTGTAATTTGAAGGGGAGTGAATACTACCGCGAGAAAATTTTAGCTAAGTACAATATTTCTCA